One stretch of Astatotilapia calliptera chromosome 3, fAstCal1.2, whole genome shotgun sequence DNA includes these proteins:
- the LOC113014535 gene encoding Fc receptor-like protein 5, which yields MLCKLLARLTVSPSSSQFFEGDFVSLRCEEDDSSAGWTLRRNTNRETRTECNEWGRWSGSSCSFSYILTLDSGVYWCESREGPISNMVNLTVTGGSVILQSPVLPVMEGDDVTLLCKTKTTPSNLPAAFYKDGSLIREQPTGHMTIQHVSRSDEGLYKCDISAHGESPSSWITVTDKHTTTPPPTMSTTWLPALTPTPAASPDSSTLQLVIRLALHLLVFFPYFISTLLLVSLYRCRATGLDSAQPAEQGLEDK from the exons ATGTTGTGCAAGCTGCTGG ctcgtctgactgtgagtcccagcagctctcagttctttgaaggagactttgtgtctctgagatgtgaggaggacgacagctctgctggatggactctgaggagaaacacaaacagagaaaccAGGACTGAGTGCAATGAATGGGGAAGATGGTCTGGTTCATCCTGTAGCTTCAGCTACATCTTAACACtggacagtggagtttactggtgtgagtccagagagggtcccatcagtaacatggttaacctgacagtcactg gtggatcagtgatcctgcagagtcctgtcctccctgtgatggagggagatgacgtcactctgctctgtaaaacaaagaccactccctccaacctcccagctgctttctataaagatggctccctcatcagggagcagcctacaggtcacatgaccatccagcatgtttccaggtctgatgaaggcctctacaagtgtgacatcagcgctcatggagagtctccatccagctggatcactgtcacag ACAAACATACAAccacacctccacccaccaTGTCTACAACCTGGCTCCCTGCCTTAACTCCCACACCTGCTGCATCGCCTGACTCCTCTACCCTGCAACTAGTGATCAGACTGGCCCTCCATCTGCTGGTGTTCTTTCCATATTTCATCTCCACCCTCCTCCTGGTGTCTTTATATCGATGCAGAGCCACAGGTCTTGACTCAGCCCAACCTGCTGAGCAGGGACTGGAGGATAAGTAA
- the LOC113019471 gene encoding tripartite motif-containing protein 16-like, with protein sequence MAQKGDQLDRETFSCYMCLDLLNDPVTTACGHSYCMNCIKSFWDEEDRKGIHSCSQCRKTFTPRPVLEKNVMFATLVEQLKHTGLQAAAGEQCYAGPEDVACDVCTGRKLKAVKSCLVCQDSYCEKHVQRHYNTNRLQKHRLVSPSRKLQEVSSSNCEICSRHDEGMKIFCRTDQQSICYLCTMDEHKGHETVPAAAERTEKQKELEVRRLNIQLRIQEREKDVKLLQQEVEAIIGSADKAVEDSEKMFTELIRLLQKRSSDVKQQVRSQQETEVSRVKELQEKLEQEIAELKRKDGELEQLSHTEDHNQFLHNYPSLSALSESTHSSSINIRPLSYFEDVTAAVSEKRDKLQDTLREEWTNISLTVTEVDVLLSPTEPKTRAGFLKYSHEMTLDPNTAYTHLLLSEGNRKAMLIKRYRPYPHHPDRFTSCRQVLSRETLTGRCYWEVEWRGRGVCVAVAYKTIGRAVCPTECGFGYNDKSWALFCDTTGYTYLNNKIQTVLSGPRSSRVGVYLDHRAGILSFYSVSETMTLLHRVQATFTQPLHAGLCLLGFGVSAEFSKVKHT encoded by the coding sequence ATGGCACAGAAAGGAGATCAGCTGGACCGAGAAACCTTCTCTTGTTACATGTGTTTGGATCTACTGAATGATCCAGTGACTACAgcctgtggacacagctactgcatgAACTGTATTAAAAGTTTCTGGGATGAAGAGGACAGGAAGGGAATCCACAGCTGCTCTCAGTGCAGGAAGACTTTCACACCGAGGCCTGTCCTGGAGAAAAACGTCATGTTTGCAACTTTAGTGGAGCAGCTGAAGCACactggactccaagctgctgcaggtgagcaatgctatgctggacctgaagatgtggcctgtgatgtctgcactggGAGGAAGCTGAAAGCTGTCAAATCCTGTTTGGTCTGCCAGGACTCCTATTGTGAGAAACACGTCCAGCGTCACTACAATACAAATCGATTACAGAAACACAGGTTGGTTTCGCCTTCCAGGAAGCTCCAAGAAGTGTCATCATCTAATTGTGAGATCTGCTCTCGTCATGATGAGGGGATGAAGATTTTCTGTCGTACTGAtcagcagagtatctgttatctctgcacaatggatgaacataaaggccatgaaacagtcccagctgcagcagaaaggactgagaagcagaaggagctCGAGGTGAGACGACTAAACATCCAGCTGAGAATccaggagcgagagaaagatgtgaagctgcttcaacaggaggtggaggccatcattggctctgctgataaagcagtggaggacagtgagaagatgttcactgagctgatccgtctcctccagaaaagaagctctgatgtgaagcagcaggtcagatcccagcaggaaactgaagtgagtcgagtcaaagagcttcaggagaagctggagcaggagatcgctgagctgaagaggaaagacggcgagctggagcagctctcacacacagaggatcacaaccagtttctacacaactacccctcactgtcagcactcagtgagtctacacactcatccagcatcaatattcgtcctctgagctactttgaggatgtgacagcagctgtgtcagagaagagagataaactacaggacactctgagagaggaatggacaaacatctcactgacagtcactgaagtggatgttttactgtcaccaacggagccaaagaccagagctggattcttaaaatattcacatgaaatgacactggatccaaacacagctTACACTCACCTGCTCTTATCAGAGGGGAACAGGAAAGCAATGCTAATTAAACGATACAGGCCTTACCCtcatcatccagacagattcactTCATGCAGGCAGGTCCTGAGCAGGGAGACCCTGACTggacgttgttactgggaggtggagtggagaggaagaggagtttgTGTAGCAGTCGCATACAAGACTATCGGAAGAGCTGTGTGCCCCACTGAATGTGGTTTTGGATACAATGACAAATCTTGGGCTTTATTCTGTGACACAACCGGCTACACTTACTTGAACAACAAAATCCAAACTGTCCTCTCAGGTCCTCGGTCCTCCAGAGTTggagtgtacctggatcacagagcaggtattctgtctttctacagcgtctctgaaaccatgactctcctgcacagagtccaggccacattcactcagccgctccACGCTGGACTGTGTCTTTTGGGTTTTGGAGTCAGTGCTGAGTTCAGTAAAGTCAAACACACATAG
- the LOC113014551 gene encoding mucin-3A-like, protein MEGTSVQMLLGQILSAGKPTTLSTTTNPTSGLHISTVTPTTTFTTSTRAPPTNTITTANNSNRTRSITSTDATDQPTSNKTPATITTAPGAITRGPPTFTMKLDITTVPLSSTPPPDSSSLQLWFRVISVFRGMFCLFFVCTLLIVSLYQQRAAAAGNEMVRTPRVQTEQGLNNNYATREHHL, encoded by the exons ATGGAGGGAACATCTGTACAGATGCTGCTGG GTCAGATTCTCTCCGCAGGTAAACCTACAACACTGTCTACTACCACCAACCCCACCAGTGGTTTGCATATCTCTACAGTTACACCCACTACCACCTTCACCACCTCCACGAGAGCCCCTCCAACCAACACCATCACCACAGCCAACAACTCCAACCGCACTAGGTCCATCACTTCTACCGATGCCACAGACCAACCAACCTCCAACAAAACCCCAGCCACCATTACAACAGCCCCAGGTGCTATTACCAGAGGCCCACCCACTTTTACAATGAAACTCGACATCACAACTGTGCCCCTTTCCTCCACTCCACCCCCTGACTCCTCCTCCCTCCAGCTTTGGTTCAGAGTGATCAGTGTGTTCCGAGGAATGTTCTGTCTGTTCTTCGTCTGCACCCTACTAATAGTGTCTTTATATCAACAAAGGGCTGCAG CTGCAGGAAATGAAATGGTGAGAACCCCACGTGTCCAGACTGAGCAGGGATTGAACAATAATTATGCCACCAGAGAGCATCACCTCTAA